The genomic window GAACGCGAGGTAACGCGGCCCCCCGGTGTCGGAAAGAACCGGGATCCATTCAGGTGATGTGGTGTCTTGAGACACGGAAATATCCTCAAATCGGGTCATCCTCGAATAGTACAATTATGACATTGTTGCAATCATTCGAAGCTTCTGGGCGGTAGAATGTGGAGAAAATATCGAAAATCGGTCCTATTCACTCAGATTCCACGAATTGCTGCGGTGCAATCAGAGATTTTTGCCTAATTGAACTATAATAAATTTGACAATGCTCCTGTCTTTGATTTTATCGCGCTCAAACGCTGAGCACTAAGGAGCCGTGCATTGATCTACGAAATTCGCGTGTATGAAGCCGTTGAAGGCAAAGCCGAAGCGATGAGGGCCCGGTTCAAGACCGAGGTGGTTCCAAGGCTCCCGAAGCATGGAATTGAGCTGCTCGGCGTGTTCGAAGCGCCTGCTGAAGACGGCCGGCTGACTTATATGACCCGTTTCAAGTCCGAGGATGATCGGACGAAGGCATGGGCAGCTTTCGGCGCTGATCCCGAATGGCGCACCATCAAGGCGGCAAGTGAAACAAACGGGCCACTGCTGAAGAACCAGAGTGTGTCGGTTCTGTCGCCCAAGGTCGCCGGATTGCTTCTCGGATAATTCGTCTTCGTCTCAGGGTGGCGGGGGCCGCACTGGGATATGTGTCACACGTGAAAGGCAGAGCACTATGAAGCCAGCCCCTTTCGAATATGTCAGGCCGGAATCCATCGCAGAGGCCTGCACATTGCTCGCAGCCGATGAGGATGCGCGCATCATCGCGGGCGGACAGACCCTGATCCCGATGTTGGCGATGCGGCTCGCACGGCCGGCAAAGCTTGTCGATATCTATCGTTTGCCTGAACTGAACGGCATTCGAACCGAAGACGGTTTTGTCGTCATCGGCGCGACAACGCGCCAGGTGCAGGTGGAGAACAGTGCGACGACGCGCAATGCGCTGCCGCTGCTAGCGAAAGCGTTGCCATGGGTCGGGCATCCGCCGACGCGCAACCGCGGCACGGTCGGAGGCTCGGTATCCAACGCCGACCCATCGGCGGAAATTCCGCTCGTTGCAGTCACGCTTGGTGGCGAGATCGAGATCACCAATCCCGATGGAGTTACCACGATGCCGGCCGATGACTTCTTCATCGGTCCGATGCTCACCGCGGTGATGCCGGGCGATTGCGTCAGCGCTGTCCGTTTTCCCGTGTGGTCGCACGCCAAAGTGGGGACTGGTTTCCACGAAGTCAGCGCGCGCAAGTCGGACTTCGCCTTTGTTGCTGCTGCGGCCCAGGTCGCGCTCGACGATGATGGACGCTGTCTTGACGTTGCGCTGGGCATCGGTGGCGTCGGCGATCGTGCGATCCGCCTCGATGTGTCCGGATTGATTGGTGGCTCCCTCGACAAGGCATCGATCACTGATGCCGTCCGTGAGGCGACGAAAGTGCTTGAGCCAACAACGGACCTGCATGCAT from Nitrobacteraceae bacterium AZCC 1564 includes these protein-coding regions:
- a CDS encoding hypothetical protein (product_source=Hypo-rule applied; pfam=PF07978; superfamily=54909), translating into MIYEIRVYEAVEGKAEAMRARFKTEVVPRLPKHGIELLGVFEAPAEDGRLTYMTRFKSEDDRTKAWAAFGADPEWRTIKAASETNGPLLKNQSVSVLSPKVAGLLLG
- a CDS encoding CO/xanthine dehydrogenase FAD-binding subunit (product_source=COG1319; cath_funfam=3.30.390.50,3.30.465.10; cog=COG1319; pfam=PF00941,PF03450; smart=SM01092; superfamily=55447,56176); translation: MKPAPFEYVRPESIAEACTLLAADEDARIIAGGQTLIPMLAMRLARPAKLVDIYRLPELNGIRTEDGFVVIGATTRQVQVENSATTRNALPLLAKALPWVGHPPTRNRGTVGGSVSNADPSAEIPLVAVTLGGEIEITNPDGVTTMPADDFFIGPMLTAVMPGDCVSAVRFPVWSHAKVGTGFHEVSARKSDFAFVAAAAQVALDDDGRCLDVALGIGGVGDRAIRLDVSGLIGGSLDKASITDAVREATKVLEPTTDLHASAEYRMRVANVLGSRALEDAIADAKSPAARSAAGVVQ